Within the Vibrio tasmaniensis genome, the region AGAGCTTGAAGCAACCCAGCATGAAACCACAGAGCCTGAGATTGCAGAGCATAAAACAACAGAGTCTGACATAGCTGAGCTTGAAGAGCCAAAGCTTGAAACCACGATGCATCAAACGGACAAGCTTGAGACCTCTATTCCTCAAACGGAAAAGCTCGAAACAAAACAACATCACGACGACTAGCCACCAACGATTTTAGGTACCGTATTGAAACCCTCTACGACATCATCTCTTCCCTTGTTACTCGCCGGACCCATTTTAAGAAAAACGACTGCAACTGAAGTGGTACTTTGGTTAGCCACCAGCTCGCCACTCACAGGCAGAGCTGAGCTTTATAAGAGCGAAACAAAGCTTACTCGCGAAGCTGTTCTCACTTGTAAAACAGGTTTTCCAAACGAAAAAGATCATTCTGACGTAGAGCAAGACCAACCGTTTTATACCTCATCGCTTGAAGAACATGATTCGATTCAAATCGGTACACATGCGTGGGTGACGCTCATCCGCTTACAAGGTGAGTTTCCGACTAATACGCTTCTTGAATATGACATTCACACAGAGTCAGGTTCACTAAAACAGCTTGCCCCTCATCTTGTATACAAGGGGAAATCTCGTGTTGAATTCAAGATATCGACCTCGGCTGATTACATTCTTCATGGCTCTTGCCGTAATCCACATCATCCAAGCAAAGACAGCCTAGTCGCAGCCGATAACAAGATTGCCGCTCAAACCGTCGCTGAAAGACCCGATATGCTGATGATGAGCGGCGATCAGATCTACGCCGACCATGTGGCAGGCCCAACACTTGATGCTATTCAGCAGGTGATTCAGCTGCTTGGCCTAATGGGTGAGAGCTTACCGACTGACTCGCAAATTAAGCAGATCAACAGTAGTGACGCTCTGTATAACAGCGAATATCACTTATATCAGCGTCATCAGTACTTGCCGCACCACACCACTTCAGAATCCATGATCGATAAGTTCTTCCCGAATCGTGGTGTGCCGATTTTTAGCTCTACCAATTGTGAAAACCACTTGGTCACGCTATCTGAATTCATCGCGATGTACTTGTTGGTTTGGTCTCCTACACTTTGGCAATGTGTTAATCGAGAGCGACTCATTGAGAATGATTTCACTCAAGGTGGACGTCAATTAACACCAACTGAACAGCAACAGTGGCGTGACGAAAGCGTTATCATGGATGATTTCATTGCTGGCTTACCGCAAGTACAACGTCTGTTCACGCATATCCCGACTTACATGATTTTCGATGACCACGATGTCACGGATGATTGGAACCTTACTGTGGGTTGGGAACATGCGGTCGACCAAAATCAGTTCGCGACTCAAGTGATTGGTAATGGCCTCGCGGCTTACTGGATGTGTCAGGGTTGGGGTAACAAACCGGAGAGCTTCGACGAAACGTTCATCGAGCAAGCAAAACAGCTTTTTGCTGTTCAAGTACGTGCCACTACAGAAATGCATAATGAAACTGTCGATACCAATACTAATCACCCTGTTAGCAATATCGAGCCAAACAAGCATCGAGCCTTCATTGAGATGCTGAGTCGCTTTGAGGAGTGGCATTACACAATAGATACTTCTCCCAAAGTCATTGTGCTGGATACCCGAACCCGTCGCTGGCGTTCGGAATCTCGTATGAATAAACCTTCAGGTTTGATGGACTGGGAGGCCTTGATTGAATTTCAACATCAATTGATGCATCAAGATAAAGTCGTCATCGTTTCAGCTGCACCGATGTTTGGCGTGAAGTTTATTGAAACTCTGCAAAAGATGGCGACCACAATTGGCAAACCATTAGTGATTGACGCTGAAAACTGGATGGCGCATCCGGGCAGTGCTAATACGCTGATCAGTATCTTTACCCATACCAAAACACCGACCAATTTCGTGGTACTTTCTGGTGATGTTCACTACTCCTTTGCCTACGATATCAAGCTTAGGTACCGCCGAAATAGCCCAAACATTTATCAAATCACCTGTAGTGGCATTAAGAATCAATTCCCAGCTTCGCTGCTTAAATTCTGCGATGTGTGGGACAGATTATTGTATAGCCCGCGCTCAATTCTGAACTATTTCACCAAGCGAAAACGCTTAAAAATCGAAAAACGAA harbors:
- a CDS encoding metallophosphoesterase family protein — its product is MKPSTTSSLPLLLAGPILRKTTATEVVLWLATSSPLTGRAELYKSETKLTREAVLTCKTGFPNEKDHSDVEQDQPFYTSSLEEHDSIQIGTHAWVTLIRLQGEFPTNTLLEYDIHTESGSLKQLAPHLVYKGKSRVEFKISTSADYILHGSCRNPHHPSKDSLVAADNKIAAQTVAERPDMLMMSGDQIYADHVAGPTLDAIQQVIQLLGLMGESLPTDSQIKQINSSDALYNSEYHLYQRHQYLPHHTTSESMIDKFFPNRGVPIFSSTNCENHLVTLSEFIAMYLLVWSPTLWQCVNRERLIENDFTQGGRQLTPTEQQQWRDESVIMDDFIAGLPQVQRLFTHIPTYMIFDDHDVTDDWNLTVGWEHAVDQNQFATQVIGNGLAAYWMCQGWGNKPESFDETFIEQAKQLFAVQVRATTEMHNETVDTNTNHPVSNIEPNKHRAFIEMLSRFEEWHYTIDTSPKVIVLDTRTRRWRSESRMNKPSGLMDWEALIEFQHQLMHQDKVVIVSAAPMFGVKFIETLQKMATTIGKPLVIDAENWMAHPGSANTLISIFTHTKTPTNFVVLSGDVHYSFAYDIKLRYRRNSPNIYQITCSGIKNQFPASLLKFCDVWDRLLYSPRSILNYFTKRKRLKIEKRSPDNQTFYRLSNRSAIGELRLDSDGKPQAITTLSGDGKVTRFPEPD